The genomic region GCCTGCCTGCGGCCTCCGACACAGCGGCAATCTCCTTGCTCTGCTTTTCCACATAGGCGGCATCACCGCTTTTGAGGATGGCCTCGGTACGCAGCCAGTTCATCTGGATGTCGGTTTCCCAGTCCTGCGCCAGCTCCATGCGGCGCATGTCCACCTTGGCCACCTGCTCGTTGCTGGAGCGCAGAGACAGTATGTTGATGGCGCCAATCGCAGCAATCACGGCTGTGAGCAGCAGCAGTGCGGCAAACGATGCCCCGAGGCGAATACCCAGTTTCAGATCCACGATACGCATAGGAAGCTCCTTGGAGTGGGAAAACTGCGAGAACCTGCTGACATGCCAAGCAAATAGCGTGCTCGCACGCCGCAATCGGAAAGCGGCTACCGCACTGGGGTGGTGCAAAGTGGGTTATGCCCGCCAAGACCTGGGCACGAAGACCACCGCTACGCGTATCGGGACCATCCGGACCGTCAGGACAAGGCCAGCGGCAGCTCCGTAGTCGAGAGCACGTTGCGCAGCACCATGAACGAGCGCACCTGCCGCACGCCAGGCAGGTAGATGAGCTGCTCGGCATGCAGGCGATTGAAGCTCTCGCTGTCGCGGGTGCGTACCAGCATGAAGTAGTCAAACTCGCCGGTGACCACATGGCACTCCATGCAGCCGGAGATCTTGACGGCCGCCTTTTCAAACTCTGCAAAGGCTTCCGGGGTGGAGCGGTCCAGCACCACCCCGATCATCACCAGCATGCCCGCCCCCACCGCACGCGGGTTGAGCAGCGCCACCACCTTGTCGATGAGCCCCAGCCGCTTGAGCCGCTCCACCCGCCGCAGGCAGGCCGGGGCACTCAGATGCACCTTCTCGGCCAGCGCCACGTTGGACAGCGAGGCATCCCGCTGCAGGTGGCGCAGGATGGCCTTGTCGGTGCGGTCGAGCGACGTGGAGGCAGATTCGACCGGGGGAGTGCCAGCACCACCGCCACTCTTGGCACGAACTTTTGTTGCACACATACAGATTTTTGAAAAATTTTCAGAAA from Acidovorax sp. DW039 harbors:
- a CDS encoding Lrp/AsnC family transcriptional regulator translates to MCATKVRAKSGGGAGTPPVESASTSLDRTDKAILRHLQRDASLSNVALAEKVHLSAPACLRRVERLKRLGLIDKVVALLNPRAVGAGMLVMIGVVLDRSTPEAFAEFEKAAVKISGCMECHVVTGEFDYFMLVRTRDSESFNRLHAEQLIYLPGVRQVRSFMVLRNVLSTTELPLALS